In Magnolia sinica isolate HGM2019 chromosome 12, MsV1, whole genome shotgun sequence, a single genomic region encodes these proteins:
- the LOC131220155 gene encoding disease resistance protein At4g27190-like, whose protein sequence is MKTDKDIRVEVLSDEEAWMLFCQNAGDMTDLDRVGDLARAVARECSGLSLAIITVGRAMRGKTRIELWKHALEELRSSVPDIRGIEKGLIDERQNFESASYRGIALIENLKDSCLLDKGAHERTVKMHDVVCDVAIWIASSLEDGSRFFIESGMGLNQLPEEELPPKGQLTELQTLDLSGTQISELPSEIGQLDKLKQLYLPRTLNLESIKASTVSRLSSLEVFDVSLSAYTWDVEQKADEGRSTIEELPSLRFLSVLYIRIHSIACLALDFSWLKRLRRFHLENLEEIKVRSCYNMRAIFEEKEEAEVTKLNGESLGKLRTIKVDDCELLTSLISYNLLHQLKNLEEIEVRNCSQMEEIITTKEVADGQASDIIREEGNAIPRLGILKLFSLKELIHVCKEALHWQHIEVSDCPMLQKDSQFVARPRFLEDLHRLSIPNGE, encoded by the exons ATGAAGACGGATAAAGACATCAGAGTGGAAGTTCTTAGCGACGAAGAAGCTTGGATGTTGTTTTGCCAAAACGCAGGAGACATGACTGATTTGGATAGGGTAGGAGATCTTGCAAGAGCTGTTGCTAGAGAATGTAGCGGTCTGTCATTGGCAATCATCACCGTAGGGAGGGCTATGAGGGGGAAGACGAGGATCGAGTTGTGGAAGCATGCTTTGGAAGAACTGCGAAGCTCAGTCCCAGACATCAGAGGGATAGAAAAG GGATTAATCGATGAGAGGCAGAATTTCGAATCAGCATCATATAGGGGAATTGCCTTGATTGAAAATCTCAAGGACTCATGCCTCTTGGACAAAGGCGCACACGAGAGGACAGTAAAGATGCATGATGTTGTCTGCGATGTTGCCATCTGGATAGCATCCTCGCTCGAAGATGGAAGCAGGTTCTTTATTGAATCCGGTATGGGATTGAATCAGCTGCCAGAGGAAG AGTTACCACCAAAGGGACAACTCACGGAACTCCAAACACTTGATCTCTCTGGCACCCAAATCAGCGAACTGCCTAGTGAGATAGGACAATTGGATAAACTAAAGCAATTGTATCTACCTCGCACGCTCAATTTAGAAAGTATTAAGGCCAGTACAGTATCAAGGCTGTCCAGTTTGGAGGTATTTGACGTGTCTTTGAGTGCTTACACCTGGGATGTCGAACAGAAGGCTGATGAGGGAAGATCGACGATTGAGGAACTGCCGTCTCTCAGGTTCTTGTCTGTTCTTTACATCAGGATACACAGCATTGCTTGTCTTGCCTTAGATTTCAGTTGGTTGAAACGGTTGAGAAGATTCCAC CTGGAAAACCTTGAAGAGATCAAGGTAAGATCCTGTTATAACATGCGGGCGATATTCGAAGAAAAGGAGGAGGCTGAAGTAACAAAACTTAATGGAGAAAGCCTTGGGAAATTAAGAACCATAAAAGTGGACGATTGTGAGCTGTTGACAAGTCTCATCTCCTATAATCTTCTTCATCAATTAAAGAACCTTGAAGAGATCGAGGTAAGAAACTGTTCTCAGATGGAGGAGATAATCACAACCAAGGAGGTAGCGGATGGACAAGCATCAGATATCATCAGGGAAGAGGGAAATGCAATTCCAAGGCTAGGGATTTTGAAACTCTTTAGCCTTAAAGAATTAATTCATGTTTGCAAGGAGGCATTGCACTGGCAGCATATTGAAGTGAGTGATTGCCCAATGTTACAAAAGGATTCTCAGTTTGTCGCTCGTCCCAGGTTCTTGGAAGATCTTCACAGGCTCTCAATTCCAAATGGGGAATGA